Proteins co-encoded in one Bacillus infantis NRRL B-14911 genomic window:
- a CDS encoding class I SAM-dependent rRNA methyltransferase: MAQEIKLRLKARSDEEYRKGLPLVYKDRIENLADLKEEGAIFRLADSRNKFIGKGYYGLQNKGCGWILTRDEQEVIDQGFFEKKLQKALKHRESFFNSSDTTAFRVFNGEGDGIGGLTIDYFAGYYLLTWYSEGIYRFKEEILQSLRNLADFKGIYEKKRFDAKGSYMEDDDFVEGERGEFPLIVKENGENFAIYLNDGAMTGVFLDQRDVRKTIRDVYAKGRTVLNTFSYTGAFSIFAAKGGAVKTTSVDLANRSKSKTIEQFSINGIDYEAKDIIVEDVFNYFKYAVRKKLLFDMVILDPPSFARSKKHTFSASKDYKNLLKEAIAITEKDGIIVASTNCSTFGMSKFKGFIEAAFKESGGKYKLLEEFSLPKDFRTISEFKEGNYLKVAFIRKLS, encoded by the coding sequence ATGGCACAGGAAATAAAGCTGCGTCTGAAGGCGCGTTCTGATGAAGAGTATAGAAAAGGGCTGCCCCTTGTTTATAAAGATAGAATAGAGAATCTTGCGGATCTGAAGGAGGAGGGGGCAATCTTCCGCCTTGCAGACAGCAGGAACAAATTCATCGGCAAAGGCTATTATGGCCTGCAGAATAAAGGCTGCGGCTGGATCCTGACGCGTGATGAGCAAGAAGTGATCGACCAGGGATTTTTTGAGAAAAAACTTCAGAAGGCTCTTAAGCATCGGGAATCTTTCTTCAACAGCTCTGATACGACTGCTTTCCGCGTTTTCAATGGCGAAGGCGACGGGATCGGCGGGCTGACAATCGATTATTTTGCCGGCTATTATCTGCTGACTTGGTACAGTGAAGGCATATACCGATTTAAGGAAGAAATCCTGCAGTCTTTAAGGAATCTTGCTGATTTTAAAGGGATCTACGAAAAGAAACGCTTTGATGCGAAAGGCTCTTATATGGAGGATGATGACTTTGTTGAAGGAGAGCGCGGAGAGTTCCCGCTCATTGTCAAAGAAAATGGCGAAAACTTTGCCATCTACCTGAACGATGGAGCAATGACAGGCGTGTTCCTTGACCAGCGCGATGTCAGAAAAACAATCAGGGATGTATATGCAAAGGGCAGGACAGTCCTCAATACGTTTTCCTATACAGGGGCCTTCTCCATTTTTGCGGCAAAAGGCGGAGCAGTGAAAACGACAAGCGTGGACCTTGCGAACAGGAGCAAAAGCAAAACGATTGAACAGTTCAGCATCAATGGGATCGACTATGAGGCAAAGGATATCATTGTAGAGGATGTTTTCAATTATTTTAAATATGCCGTAAGGAAAAAGCTTCTTTTTGATATGGTGATCCTCGATCCTCCAAGCTTTGCCCGCTCCAAGAAGCATACCTTCAGTGCAAGCAAGGATTATAAGAACCTGCTGAAGGAAGCGATTGCGATTACGGAAAAGGATGGCATCATCGTCGCCTCTACCAACTGCAGCACCTTTGGAATGAGCAAGTTCAAAGGATTTATTGAAGCCGCCTTTAAGGAAAGCGGCGGAAAGTACAAGCTGCTGGAGGAATTCTCCCTGCCAAAGGATTTTCGGACCATCAGTGAGTTCAAGGAAGGGAATTATTTAAAAGTGGCATTCATTCGTAAACTGTCTTGA
- a CDS encoding general stress protein, producing MMKRDIIGVYSSIDETIEAIRELTAKGYDSKDLAVISKRQDIYTLDSYTNADVEKAAGSAPKEHDDESFWDKLKEAFSLDGDFGESHERLTKYGIAEENVESYAADMDNDKILLAVNADSAFANAETGADEWYGAGQIESGDEGEGTSGSPSLSGEPTVYTTDEQNNLRRGSR from the coding sequence ATGATGAAACGCGATATTATCGGTGTATACAGTTCAATAGATGAAACGATCGAGGCAATCAGGGAGCTGACGGCGAAAGGCTATGATTCAAAGGATCTGGCTGTCATTTCAAAGCGGCAGGATATTTACACCCTTGATTCGTACACAAATGCAGATGTGGAAAAGGCTGCCGGCTCAGCGCCGAAAGAGCATGATGATGAATCGTTCTGGGATAAACTGAAAGAAGCCTTCTCGCTGGACGGCGACTTTGGCGAATCCCATGAAAGGCTGACAAAGTATGGAATTGCTGAGGAAAATGTAGAGTCATATGCAGCAGATATGGATAATGACAAAATTCTCCTGGCTGTGAACGCAGATTCTGCTTTTGCCAACGCTGAAACCGGTGCTGATGAGTGGTATGGCGCAGGCCAAATCGAGAGCGGAGATGAAGGGGAAGGCACGTCAGGCAGCCCATCATTATCCGGGGAGCCAACCGTCTATACAACAGATGAACAAAACAACCTGAGAAGAGGCTCCCGCTAA
- a CDS encoding dynamin family protein: MTIEQQLIDKSYYEMFMEGHSGEQPAQVLGEAYFLEQKKEIPELSVIRFAQGEIYFHHKDYEAAIFKWENIHNDLGEWAKKNTADAYMELELHATAEEIYKAIRTESLVLQTEVLLQLFSLYVHQGKLDKAVQTIKEAVLLNPDYPDVTELARAFFEKHQDWGNAIELAVNEGVRTSSLKWFEVLNGYIDQGAARKLEPVYFLDALKTVFYKDESRFEKLSVSLWQHYQNQSSSHQWLKDFNGMMLELEADRSYAWHELSAMYRETYLQLITGNYYVKELTPLVPELLVNWVRITDSANAVHASAALLAWNKLFAGLDSNAVADAENLIERSSLYNGGLEDSYKLFMDIKKWALKNDLPLGQRLEWIVEELLDLDNSHVLVAGRPGSGKSAFINYVLGKPVLGEDTSSISMFKAGEDAAFSEVTDSRLIMMKDLPQYQENEAAAGLEGEKVAFNCRVPVPFLQENRIALIDTPGVKGSGRASGELAHYLPLADSILYVINAAEGLVEEDLLALERIRESAPFKKVHFLLNKVDAIHDQREAERLVDEISAQVRSYFPQGKVFAFSSHYGSREQLADLAGFFDDSLSRDWYELRTQSVLVYIQRALSYLLDKRVEVENSLQEDIRWNEEMVTKLNGAINQLSDIEEEKTRTITKSYQSIKDRMRKKLEEEIPGILRGTSELVTEDSDFRKIHLELNDAMNERVQQYLEDSVLPEFYGSIQKWIALTTEEFNHSQAYLYEMGEGFNELYGEEKIRLECDFKVLDDWRRDADRMTSGVRMEKVNILLRFTPSQFLLKSAGKLFGAIPQNKGMLYNRYKQFLENEDYSESVDAIVSKFMQQFELFEKALERDIKIFFRNPFNVLNMTVEETLNTIEANGQALSKMKENPEAYRDPITLFELRKLQYERMVRV, translated from the coding sequence ATGACGATAGAACAACAATTAATCGATAAATCATATTACGAAATGTTTATGGAAGGCCATAGCGGGGAGCAGCCTGCACAGGTGCTCGGCGAGGCATATTTCCTGGAGCAGAAAAAAGAAATACCGGAGCTTTCGGTCATCAGGTTTGCACAGGGTGAAATCTATTTCCACCATAAAGACTATGAAGCAGCCATTTTCAAATGGGAAAACATACATAACGATTTGGGGGAGTGGGCCAAAAAAAATACCGCAGACGCCTATATGGAACTGGAGCTGCATGCAACAGCCGAAGAAATATACAAGGCCATCAGGACAGAGTCACTTGTGCTCCAGACTGAGGTCCTGCTCCAGCTGTTTTCCTTATATGTCCATCAGGGCAAGCTTGATAAGGCCGTGCAGACAATAAAGGAAGCTGTTCTCCTCAATCCGGATTATCCGGATGTAACAGAGCTGGCAAGAGCCTTTTTCGAAAAGCACCAGGATTGGGGCAATGCCATTGAACTCGCTGTCAACGAAGGAGTCCGCACAAGCTCGCTCAAATGGTTTGAGGTCCTGAATGGCTATATTGATCAAGGGGCGGCAAGGAAGCTTGAGCCTGTTTATTTCCTTGACGCGCTGAAAACGGTCTTTTATAAAGATGAATCAAGATTTGAAAAGCTGTCTGTCTCCCTTTGGCAGCATTATCAGAATCAGAGCAGCAGCCATCAATGGCTTAAGGATTTCAACGGGATGATGCTGGAGCTTGAAGCGGACAGATCTTATGCATGGCATGAACTTTCCGCTATGTACAGGGAGACCTACCTGCAGCTTATCACAGGCAATTATTACGTGAAGGAATTGACTCCGCTCGTTCCTGAGCTGCTTGTGAACTGGGTTAGGATCACTGATTCCGCCAACGCGGTGCACGCTTCCGCTGCATTGCTTGCCTGGAATAAGCTATTTGCCGGATTAGACTCTAACGCTGTAGCGGATGCAGAAAATCTGATAGAGCGCTCAAGCCTTTATAACGGAGGACTGGAAGACAGCTACAAATTGTTTATGGATATTAAGAAATGGGCACTCAAAAATGATCTCCCGCTTGGTCAGAGGCTGGAATGGATCGTCGAAGAGCTCCTTGATCTTGATAACAGCCATGTCCTTGTTGCCGGCAGGCCTGGAAGCGGGAAGTCCGCATTCATTAATTATGTGCTGGGCAAGCCGGTTCTTGGAGAGGACACATCTTCCATCAGTATGTTCAAGGCTGGCGAAGACGCTGCTTTCAGTGAAGTTACCGACAGCAGGCTGATCATGATGAAAGATCTTCCGCAATATCAGGAAAATGAAGCTGCCGCCGGCCTTGAAGGAGAAAAGGTTGCTTTCAACTGCCGGGTACCGGTTCCCTTCCTGCAGGAAAACAGGATTGCGCTCATTGACACCCCGGGAGTCAAAGGGAGCGGCAGGGCAAGTGGAGAGCTGGCCCATTATCTCCCGCTTGCAGACAGCATTTTATATGTCATTAATGCAGCAGAAGGCCTTGTAGAGGAGGACCTCCTGGCGCTGGAAAGAATTCGTGAGTCTGCTCCTTTCAAAAAGGTGCACTTCCTCCTGAACAAGGTGGATGCGATTCATGATCAGCGTGAGGCAGAAAGGCTGGTCGACGAGATATCCGCACAAGTCCGGTCTTATTTCCCGCAAGGAAAAGTATTTGCCTTTTCCTCCCATTATGGAAGCAGAGAGCAGCTGGCAGATTTGGCCGGATTTTTCGATGACAGCCTGAGCCGCGACTGGTATGAGCTCCGGACACAAAGTGTGCTTGTCTATATCCAGCGCGCCTTAAGCTATCTGCTTGATAAGCGGGTGGAGGTGGAGAACTCGCTGCAGGAGGATATCCGCTGGAATGAAGAGATGGTCACGAAGCTGAATGGCGCCATCAACCAGCTCAGCGATATTGAAGAAGAAAAGACAAGGACGATCACAAAATCCTATCAATCTATCAAAGACAGAATGAGGAAGAAGCTTGAGGAGGAAATACCCGGGATCCTGCGGGGCACTTCCGAGCTGGTCACAGAAGACAGCGACTTCCGGAAAATCCATCTTGAGCTGAACGATGCAATGAACGAGCGCGTCCAGCAGTATCTGGAGGATTCTGTCCTCCCTGAATTCTACGGCTCTATCCAGAAGTGGATTGCCCTCACCACTGAAGAGTTCAATCACAGCCAGGCTTATTTATATGAAATGGGCGAAGGGTTCAATGAGTTATATGGAGAGGAAAAAATCCGGCTGGAGTGCGATTTCAAAGTGCTGGATGACTGGCGCAGGGATGCCGACAGGATGACAAGCGGAGTGAGGATGGAAAAAGTGAACATCCTACTGCGCTTCACTCCTTCGCAATTCCTGCTGAAAAGCGCCGGAAAGCTGTTTGGCGCAATCCCGCAGAATAAAGGAATGCTGTATAATAGATATAAACAATTCCTCGAAAATGAGGATTACAGCGAAAGCGTCGACGCCATTGTCAGCAAGTTCATGCAGCAGTTTGAACTGTTCGAAAAAGCACTGGAGAGGGATATTAAGATCTTCTTCCGCAATCCATTCAACGTGCTCAATATGACAGTTGAGGAAACCTTGAACACTATTGAAGCCAACGGGCAGGCTCTCAGCAAAATGAAGGAAAATCCGGAGGCTTACCGCGATCCGATCACTTTGTTTGAGCTTAGGAAGCTGCAGTATGAGCGGATGGTTCGCGTATAG
- the yiaA gene encoding inner membrane protein YiaA translates to MAYEDDVLLDKGTNKAPKKKEERKEGEPTAAFKGASWAALMVGAGAYLIGLFNADTMQLNEKGYYFAVLIFGLYSAVSLQKAVRDKEEGIPVTGIYYGLSWFALIVAVLLMAIGLYNAGSIILSEKGFYAMSFVLSVFAAVTVQKNIRDTQQAKDRD, encoded by the coding sequence ATGGCTTATGAAGATGATGTTTTGTTAGATAAAGGCACTAATAAAGCGCCGAAGAAGAAGGAAGAACGGAAAGAAGGGGAACCGACTGCCGCTTTTAAAGGAGCTTCCTGGGCTGCTTTAATGGTCGGGGCTGGGGCTTATCTGATCGGGCTGTTCAATGCGGACACGATGCAGCTGAACGAGAAAGGATATTATTTTGCTGTCCTGATTTTCGGCCTCTACTCTGCGGTCTCTTTGCAAAAGGCGGTACGAGACAAAGAAGAAGGAATACCGGTTACCGGCATCTATTATGGACTGAGCTGGTTCGCACTTATTGTGGCCGTACTATTGATGGCTATCGGCTTGTACAATGCAGGAAGCATCATCCTGAGCGAAAAAGGATTTTATGCGATGTCATTCGTGCTCAGCGTCTTTGCCGCTGTTACAGTCCAGAAGAACATCCGGGATACCCAGCAGGCTAAAGACAGAGATTGA
- a CDS encoding ABC transporter ATP-binding protein, with protein MSMQQAVVFENVVKAFGSFRALDGLNLKVNAGEVTALLGPNGAGKTTAVGLMLNMLKPSSGRIEIFGREPKSKELREMTGALLQETKPADGLRTGEILQLFRSYYKNPLSYERLLDLSGLHKEEKRKATALSGGQRRRLAFAQALAGNPSLIILDEPTVGMDVESRFRFWEVISALANDGKTILLTTHYLEEADAVSDQICVMAEGRLVASGTPQALKARVSSRTVSFRSSQELDLNLLNGLPGVERAEKSGNAYSLYARETDELLRNIITSGWEIRDVQVSSGSLEAAFRQLTDIQDQHSENKEGA; from the coding sequence ATGAGTATGCAACAGGCAGTTGTTTTTGAAAATGTGGTGAAAGCTTTTGGGTCCTTCAGGGCGCTTGATGGATTAAATCTGAAGGTCAATGCGGGGGAGGTTACAGCACTCCTGGGTCCGAATGGAGCCGGCAAGACTACCGCGGTGGGGCTGATGCTGAATATGCTCAAGCCTTCCTCTGGCAGGATTGAAATATTCGGGCGGGAGCCGAAGAGCAAGGAGCTCAGGGAAATGACGGGGGCCCTGCTCCAGGAAACAAAGCCTGCAGACGGCTTGCGTACAGGCGAAATCCTCCAGCTTTTCCGCAGCTATTATAAAAATCCCTTATCGTATGAAAGGCTGCTGGATCTTTCAGGACTGCATAAGGAAGAAAAAAGGAAGGCCACTGCGCTTTCAGGGGGCCAGCGGAGAAGGCTTGCATTCGCACAGGCACTTGCCGGAAATCCGAGCCTTATTATTCTGGATGAACCGACTGTCGGGATGGATGTGGAATCAAGATTCCGCTTTTGGGAAGTGATCAGCGCGCTTGCGAATGATGGGAAGACCATTCTTCTGACCACCCACTACCTGGAGGAGGCGGATGCTGTTTCTGACCAGATCTGTGTGATGGCAGAAGGAAGGCTCGTCGCTTCCGGGACTCCGCAGGCACTTAAGGCAAGGGTATCATCAAGAACAGTTTCGTTCCGTTCCTCCCAGGAGCTGGACCTGAATCTCCTGAATGGACTGCCGGGCGTCGAGAGGGCGGAGAAAAGCGGAAATGCTTATTCTCTATATGCGAGGGAAACGGATGAGCTATTGCGGAACATCATTACATCAGGCTGGGAAATCAGGGATGTCCAGGTATCCTCAGGCAGTCTCGAAGCCGCTTTCAGGCAGCTGACAGACATACAGGATCAGCATTCAGAAAATAAGGAAGGTGCGTAA
- a CDS encoding ABC transporter permease → MNMFISQWKAESLRIIRSPFFLLFSLLMPFVFYFLFASLNGADKEIAGTSWGAYSLMSMTAFSLIGTATSQFGIRLAFERKEGWIRQLQLTPLSHFTWISAKVASQMLIHLLIILLLFPLAAIVYDLHLTPLQWAACTIWLLFGSLPFLALGALVGTMKNADAAIAISNVLLMGLAIAGGLWMPLEALPVWLQSIGKWLPSYHYANGAWEVLSGNLISLENIFYLGACTVLFMILSSYILKKRDAV, encoded by the coding sequence ATGAACATGTTTATTTCCCAATGGAAGGCAGAGAGCCTCCGGATCATCAGAAGCCCGTTTTTCCTGCTGTTTTCCCTTTTGATGCCATTTGTGTTTTACTTTCTGTTCGCCAGCTTGAATGGCGCGGATAAGGAAATAGCGGGCACTTCATGGGGGGCATACTCACTTATGTCCATGACCGCTTTTTCACTGATAGGGACGGCGACTTCCCAGTTTGGCATCCGCCTTGCTTTTGAAAGGAAGGAAGGGTGGATCCGCCAGCTTCAGCTTACACCTTTGTCTCACTTCACCTGGATCAGCGCCAAGGTTGCCTCGCAGATGCTTATCCATCTGCTGATCATCCTGCTGCTGTTCCCGCTGGCCGCTATTGTTTATGATCTCCACCTGACTCCCCTGCAGTGGGCAGCCTGCACGATCTGGCTGCTGTTCGGAAGCCTTCCGTTCCTGGCGCTGGGCGCCCTTGTCGGGACAATGAAGAATGCAGATGCCGCCATTGCGATTTCCAATGTCCTCTTGATGGGACTGGCGATCGCCGGCGGGCTGTGGATGCCATTGGAGGCACTGCCAGTGTGGCTGCAGAGCATCGGCAAATGGCTGCCATCCTACCATTATGCAAATGGGGCATGGGAAGTGCTTTCAGGCAATCTCATCTCATTGGAAAATATTTTCTATCTTGGCGCCTGCACGGTTTTATTTATGATACTATCAAGCTATATTCTAAAGAAACGGGATGCGGTATAA
- a CDS encoding sensor histidine kinase produces the protein MNPYWKKLFPASESWPPYIYLANFALPVYFMLGEAPLKREAGFFLLLAYLFFYRHLYWSRKYETPIIALMVGMTLLFSFFYNPLYLYLIFLVLNHLVRLPLKTIYILCACFGAASAAVLVQSGLYLEPLMLSGISPPLFGGTILPFVVKASAKYKDMSEQLQVANMQIERLAQQEERQRIARELHDTLGHTLSLIALKSELTARLASKDPVRTEKEAMDIQLTARTALKEMRDLVSDMNLVRLEEEIEHAQTLCAAAGIEFIYEKPPVPAGLTPLQERILAMCLRESITNMVKYSRAARCVLSAAETDDKIHLSVRDNGIGFDLSVIAKHSGNGLAGIKERLQLVEGSLQISSAPGKGTAIRMSIPLVIREGF, from the coding sequence GTGAATCCTTACTGGAAAAAGTTATTTCCTGCCTCGGAAAGCTGGCCTCCGTATATCTATCTGGCCAACTTTGCACTGCCTGTATATTTCATGCTCGGAGAAGCCCCGCTTAAGAGGGAAGCGGGCTTTTTCCTGCTGCTGGCCTACCTCTTTTTTTACAGGCATCTGTACTGGTCCAGAAAATATGAAACTCCCATCATTGCATTGATGGTCGGCATGACACTGTTATTCAGCTTTTTCTATAATCCTCTGTATCTGTATCTCATCTTTCTGGTGCTCAATCATCTGGTCAGGCTGCCTCTGAAAACGATCTATATCCTGTGTGCTTGCTTTGGTGCAGCCAGTGCAGCTGTCCTGGTCCAGTCGGGCCTTTATCTTGAGCCCCTCATGCTCTCCGGCATCAGTCCGCCATTGTTCGGGGGGACGATCCTTCCTTTCGTTGTTAAAGCTTCTGCAAAATACAAGGATATGTCAGAGCAGCTGCAGGTGGCCAATATGCAGATCGAGCGCCTGGCACAGCAGGAGGAAAGGCAGCGGATTGCGAGGGAGCTTCATGATACACTCGGCCACACCCTTTCATTGATCGCACTGAAAAGCGAGCTCACAGCCCGGCTGGCCTCCAAGGACCCGGTACGGACAGAAAAGGAAGCAATGGACATCCAGCTCACGGCGCGGACGGCCTTAAAGGAGATGCGTGATCTTGTTTCAGATATGAATCTTGTCAGGCTTGAAGAGGAAATCGAACATGCCCAGACGCTTTGTGCGGCTGCCGGCATAGAATTCATTTATGAAAAACCGCCTGTGCCAGCCGGCCTGACTCCGCTCCAGGAAAGGATCCTGGCTATGTGCTTGCGAGAGTCTATCACCAATATGGTCAAATACAGCAGAGCAGCCAGATGCGTTCTGTCAGCTGCCGAAACAGATGATAAAATTCATCTTTCTGTAAGGGACAATGGCATCGGGTTTGATTTATCAGTGATCGCCAAACATTCGGGAAATGGCCTTGCAGGGATTAAGGAAAGGCTCCAGCTTGTAGAAGGGAGCCTCCAAATCAGTTCAGCTCCAGGAAAAGGAACGGCTATTAGGATGAGCATTCCACTGGTCATCAGGGAAGGATTTTAA
- a CDS encoding response regulator transcription factor: MIRIVLGEDQRLLLGALASLLELEEDIEVAAQGENGRQTLELVKKHQPDVLIVDIEMPLMTGLEVAEALKEAGSSCKVIILTTFARPGYFQRAIAAGVGGYLLKDTPSRDLAEAVRRVHAGNRMISPELSLAMWEEKSPLTPRETEILESAAAGHTMAQIASQLYLSHGTVRNYMSEIIGKLGAANRIEAVNQAKAKGWIK; encoded by the coding sequence ATGATCAGGATTGTACTGGGTGAGGATCAGCGCCTTCTGCTTGGCGCACTCGCCTCTCTGCTTGAGCTGGAGGAAGATATTGAAGTGGCTGCGCAGGGGGAAAATGGCAGGCAAACCCTGGAGCTCGTCAAAAAGCACCAGCCTGATGTATTGATCGTCGATATTGAAATGCCTTTAATGACCGGGCTGGAGGTGGCAGAGGCGTTGAAGGAAGCCGGATCCTCCTGCAAAGTGATCATTCTGACCACTTTTGCAAGGCCAGGCTATTTTCAGCGGGCGATTGCGGCAGGTGTGGGCGGCTATCTGCTGAAGGATACCCCAAGCAGGGACCTGGCGGAAGCAGTCCGCCGGGTGCATGCCGGGAACAGAATGATTTCACCGGAGCTTTCCCTTGCCATGTGGGAGGAAAAAAGCCCGCTCACACCAAGGGAAACCGAGATACTTGAATCCGCTGCAGCAGGGCACACAATGGCCCAGATCGCCTCACAGCTGTACTTGTCACATGGCACAGTCCGAAACTACATGTCCGAAATCATCGGCAAGCTAGGTGCCGCCAACCGGATTGAAGCCGTCAATCAGGCAAAGGCGAAAGGCTGGATTAAATAG
- a CDS encoding aspartate kinase — protein MKVVKFGGSSLASGRAVEKVFEIAAADESRKIIVVSAPGKRFPEDEKVTDMLIDCGIYALEKEGMPPKLEKIVERYSRIAAELGLDNKAEEVRGRLLDTMASGKERPEYFLEKVKACGEDLNARLIAEYFSSRGIEASYVNPGEAGLYVTDEPGNARALPEAYINLKSLRERKGIIIFPGFFGYSKQGDVLTFSRSGSDITGSILANGIEAELYENFTDVDAVYSVNPHTVSSPKEIRELTYREMRELSYAGFSVFHDEALIPAYKAGITVNVKNTNNPEAPGTRIVGERDNTNGPVIGIASDKGFCSIYVSKYLMNREIGFGRRILQILEDFGLSYEHTPSGIDDLSIILRQHQFDHAAEEQIAARIKEELEADEVVIEHDLALIMVVGEGMRHNVGTMARASKALAAAKVNIEMINQGSSEVSMMFGVKENDESRAVKALYEEFFEPARTAVR, from the coding sequence ATGAAGGTTGTAAAGTTTGGCGGTTCTTCTCTTGCTTCCGGCCGTGCAGTCGAAAAGGTCTTTGAGATTGCAGCAGCCGATGAGAGCCGTAAGATCATTGTTGTATCAGCTCCGGGCAAGCGATTCCCGGAGGACGAGAAAGTGACAGATATGCTGATTGACTGCGGGATATATGCCCTCGAGAAAGAGGGGATGCCTCCGAAGCTGGAAAAAATCGTTGAACGGTACAGCCGGATAGCAGCGGAGCTGGGCCTTGATAATAAGGCAGAAGAAGTCAGGGGCAGGCTCCTCGATACAATGGCCTCCGGCAAAGAGCGGCCGGAATATTTCCTTGAAAAAGTAAAGGCATGCGGCGAGGATTTGAATGCGAGATTGATAGCGGAATATTTCTCTTCCAGGGGAATTGAAGCATCATATGTAAATCCGGGGGAGGCTGGGCTTTATGTGACGGATGAACCCGGCAATGCAAGGGCGCTTCCTGAAGCCTACATCAATTTAAAGTCATTGCGGGAACGCAAAGGCATCATTATTTTTCCCGGCTTTTTCGGCTACAGCAAGCAGGGGGATGTGCTTACTTTTTCAAGGAGCGGTTCGGATATTACCGGATCCATATTGGCAAATGGCATTGAAGCGGAGCTTTATGAAAATTTCACCGATGTGGATGCTGTCTATTCAGTGAATCCCCACACGGTAAGTTCGCCGAAGGAAATCAGGGAACTCACATACAGGGAGATGCGGGAGCTGTCATACGCAGGATTTTCTGTATTCCACGATGAAGCGCTGATACCTGCCTACAAGGCCGGCATTACCGTGAATGTGAAAAATACGAATAATCCGGAGGCGCCAGGCACCAGGATTGTCGGTGAGAGGGACAATACAAATGGGCCGGTCATCGGAATTGCCAGTGATAAAGGATTCTGCAGCATCTATGTGAGCAAATATCTGATGAACCGGGAAATCGGGTTCGGCCGCAGGATCCTGCAGATTCTTGAGGATTTCGGATTGTCCTATGAACACACTCCTTCGGGGATCGATGACCTTTCCATTATTCTCAGGCAGCACCAATTTGATCATGCTGCTGAGGAACAAATAGCGGCAAGGATCAAGGAAGAGCTGGAGGCAGACGAAGTGGTCATTGAGCATGATCTTGCCCTCATTATGGTTGTCGGCGAAGGGATGAGGCATAATGTAGGCACAATGGCCAGGGCTTCAAAGGCGCTGGCAGCAGCGAAGGTAAATATAGAGATGATCAACCAGGGTTCATCAGAAGTGAGCATGATGTTCGGTGTAAAAGAAAATGATGAAAGTAGGGCTGTCAAAGCGCTTTATGAAGAGTTTTTTGAACCGGCCCGGACAGCTGTAAGATAG
- a CDS encoding MarR family winged helix-turn-helix transcriptional regulator, whose protein sequence is MIDQINEYFTDIYFHLHPELQEPISHQSVRILQMVDKRQSVMIRDIASLLSISHNTASEHVKKLTAGGWLYKERDEKDQRKVYLHLTESGITVLKKNTELDGGKLKAALEKLSAEERQQIFNAFKLLSEASK, encoded by the coding sequence ATGATTGATCAAATCAATGAATACTTTACCGATATTTATTTCCATCTACACCCTGAACTGCAAGAGCCCATTTCCCACCAAAGCGTACGCATCCTGCAAATGGTAGATAAAAGACAATCCGTCATGATCCGCGATATAGCTTCGCTGCTGTCTATTTCGCATAATACAGCTTCAGAGCATGTGAAAAAGCTGACAGCGGGCGGATGGCTTTATAAAGAGAGGGATGAAAAGGATCAGCGAAAGGTGTATTTGCACCTCACAGAATCAGGAATAACGGTTCTCAAAAAGAATACAGAACTGGACGGGGGAAAACTGAAGGCGGCACTCGAAAAATTGTCTGCGGAAGAAAGGCAGCAGATTTTCAACGCCTTTAAGCTGCTGAGTGAGGCATCCAAATAA
- a CDS encoding DUF3147 family protein has product MYMLIKIFSSAAIIGIITELARRFPVYGGMIAALPLVSLLSIIWLSVQGESAQNVTRFTLGVLSGLPATIVMLLVFYTAFKHAIQLPLAIIMGIAAWGIFLLIQNYFMQSFIR; this is encoded by the coding sequence ATGTATATGCTCATCAAAATATTTAGCTCTGCAGCAATCATTGGCATCATAACGGAATTGGCAAGGAGATTCCCGGTATATGGAGGCATGATTGCCGCCTTGCCGCTGGTCAGTCTGCTGAGCATCATCTGGCTGTCTGTACAGGGGGAATCTGCACAGAATGTCACCCGTTTCACCCTGGGTGTTCTGTCCGGACTCCCCGCCACGATCGTTATGCTGCTTGTCTTTTACACCGCCTTCAAACATGCAATCCAGCTGCCTTTGGCAATTATAATGGGAATCGCAGCATGGGGAATTTTCCTGCTCATTCAAAATTATTTCATGCAATCATTTATTAGATGA